The following are encoded in a window of Methanocella sp. genomic DNA:
- a CDS encoding aminodeoxychorismate/anthranilate synthase component II, with protein MKVLIIDNIDSFVYNLYQYVGELGADPEVVPNTITVDEVLEKAPDRIILSPGPGKPEDSGSCVQIIKELGPRIPIMGVCLGHQAIGIAFGGVVSRACAPLHGKSSCIRHDGRGIYAGIRDTITAARYHSLAVKKEGLPECLVVTAKSDDGEIMGIRHREYPIEGVQFHPESILTDYGKVLLKNFLYRGV; from the coding sequence GTGAAAGTGCTGATCATCGACAATATCGACTCGTTCGTGTATAACCTGTACCAGTACGTCGGCGAACTCGGGGCCGACCCCGAGGTAGTCCCGAACACCATCACCGTCGACGAGGTGCTCGAAAAGGCGCCAGACCGCATCATCCTGAGCCCCGGGCCGGGCAAGCCCGAGGACTCCGGGAGCTGCGTCCAGATAATAAAAGAGCTCGGGCCCCGGATACCCATCATGGGAGTGTGCCTGGGCCACCAGGCCATCGGCATCGCCTTCGGGGGCGTCGTGTCCCGGGCCTGCGCTCCATTACACGGCAAGTCGAGCTGCATCCGGCACGACGGCCGGGGCATCTACGCCGGCATACGGGACACCATCACGGCCGCCCGGTACCACTCTCTCGCCGTGAAAAAAGAGGGGCTTCCCGAGTGCCTGGTGGTCACGGCGAAGAGCGACGACGGGGAGATCATGGGCATACGGCACCGGGAGTACCCCATCGAGGGCGTCCAGTTCCACCCGGAATCGATCCTCACGGACTACGGCAAGGTGCTGCTGAAGAACTTTTTATACCGGGGTGTCTGA